The following DNA comes from Alnus glutinosa chromosome 6, dhAlnGlut1.1, whole genome shotgun sequence.
CTGTACTTTAAATTTCGATTCTCTATTTCTTGTTACAATAGTAAATCTAAAAGTATTCGGATTGAGTTTCACTTGTGCAAAACGCAACTAAACAACATATGATTTTCTGGGCTCCATTGTATTTTGGAGAAATATCTATTACAACCCTTTGCATATCATTTATGGtgaggaaaaataattttttaagaaaacgaCATTGTAACATACCTTAAGAGCGTTTcatttttatgctttcttttacttttacctAACAATTTTAACATAAAAGACAAGAATAGAGGAaaagttaaaatttttcatataggaggaaaaatgatttttgatgaaATAATTTAACAAGTGCACCAAAACATgataaagagataaaaaaaaaaaaaactggaaacCACACGAATTCACAGTTAACCTTTTCACCTAAAAGAAGATGATGGTATTTGAAATCAAAAAATTGTAGTTGATTGTGGTGTTGCTTGAAGCACACAAACTTTGAAACTTTCCAAGACTACAATCATTAATTCTGAAGTTGAAGTGGAacaggtttggtttggtttgagGAAGGACATGCTACCACCGCCCTCTTGttttgactttttatttttcttttttttcctatacaCAGCTGAACTTGAATTTACCATCAAGTCAAGctctattcatttatttattgaacAAGTTCGAGCTTGTTTACGAGCTGCtaaattaatttagtcattctATATACAAAGTAAATGTCGTGagtgattgtttaattttttttttttttaaaaaataatagtaattattagttatttaattacggttaagatttattgtttgagtaattataaaaattaactcaaatcaTAAATAATCTActctcaattttatatgtttatcttgtagtatatagggaaaaatataaaaaatactcaTAAACTAATAGTCGATTTTAGAATAGTCCCCTGAACTTTTAAGTGCACTAATGTAACTCATTAAACCACCAGAATGTGCTAAAAAGACAACTTTTGTGACGtatatcatcattttattggtgttgacattAACAATAACAGAATTCATCAagtattttgataggatttgcttgtaatgactaaattgttaatttttgccTACTTTAAAgatctttgaatttttattttatttttttatttcgcagtgagcgatttataatttaggccatcacattgattgattttgcatttatcttttatttttttattttttaaaaaatagtttagcttatttatttatttttattttttaaaaattttttagtttttaagagaatagcggtattataaaaatatttcggCAAAAGTAGTTTCATAGGTCACATTAATATACTAAAAATTTCGGGGACTATTCTAAAATCGACTGTTagttcctatatatataaactcactCATATATGTACAAagactcgtatatatttatatacagaCTCACAATTGCAATAATTCAACTTTTATCTATTACATTacgaataatatatatatatataaataaagtatTTAACATGTTTTCgttataaagttaaaaataatattataaaaataaagttattcaAACCGAAATTTATGACAGcctgatatatattttttttcaagccCAActaattgaataaataaatggaGCTAAACCAGACTGAGGCTGAGCTTATTTACGAGCCGCTCTATTTGTTTACCGCCCACACTGTCTAAATTACTAGCCTTTTAAACAAGTGATTAGAGTGGGAAGAAAGGTCAATCCCCAAACTTTGAACACGAAAATTAGAGAAAGAAAGTGAGAAGATGGAGGGAGAAAAAGGTGCAAGTATGAAAAAGGGCGAAAACCGTGCGATACCCTTTGCAGGAGTTGCGTGTGAAAAAGCAGAAAATTGGTTGAAAGgcaaaataagagagagagagagaaaagtgtcCCAACTCGAAAGGGAGAGTCTCGTCGCTTGCCAGGTGGGATTAGGACAatcttaaattaattattagtcaaaatttaagagaatttagaTAAAGGATGGGGAGAGATTATTTATATCTGAttggataagtaattaagtagtctaatttttattttgtcagatatattttttataattatctgttcaatttttttaaaaatttaaataaataattttaaaaaattcggACGTGAGAAAAACTAATGCAAacaaatgagaagaaaaaaaaggcagtCAAGACACAGTAGAGACTTAGAGAGATGAAAAGTAAGTAATCTACTcatgaatctctctctctctctctctctctctctctctttctttttctctttaactAAAAAggtgtatctctctctctctctcctcttctgCATTATCTCTAGCGCATTGAGACAAGGGAATTTTTTTGgtgaagaaatatatatatatatataaacaaagaaaataaaccaaaagatGACACAAAAAGGAGAGCAGATTTGGTCTGCCCGCAAAGCATTTTCCAGAAATTGTTGCAAGCTGATAATAGTACTTCCAAACTGATATTTTCCAGAAATTCTTCTTCTCtcgaaccatttttttttttttatgtttttttttttcctggtccTCAGAAACCATAACTACTTTTACTTGCATGGGGTTTGTTTTTCGCACCCTGTAAGTATTTGACAAGATTGGGTCCATTTTCACCtgctctttttcttcctcttttttttttttttttttttcttctttttaatcttAACCATTTTCTTTTGATGTTCGGTGTTTTGTCTTGGATATTGATTCAGATAGATAGAGATAGAAAccatagggagagagagacagagagagggggGAAAGTTCTTGTGAAGGAGAGGATCCGATCTTTCCTTTTCGCGTTGAATTTTCATATAGCTTTTTGCGTGACACActgagggagggagagagaagaaaaagaagagatagACAGATCCCTATAAGAAACTAAAGCTTAGCCATATTACTTTCTTGGATTTGTTGTGTTTGTAAAAAGATTTTGCTGGATTGAAAAATCACGGATTTGTCCATTTTGAGCCCAACCGTTCACTCTCGGATCGTTTCCATTGCGGCCTGCTgggttttcttgttttcaacTGTGAATTTCGCACACTAAAAGCTTTTCCTGCAATACCCAGTTCATAGAATCGGGGCCGCGCGTGGAGTTTTTCGCTTTAGGTGAAGTCGGTGATTCGGAAATGAGAGCAGGACTGAGCACGATCCAGCAAACCCTAACGCCGGAGGCGGCGAACGTGCTGAACCACTCGATTGCCGAGGCGGGTCGACGCAACCACGGCCAGACGACGCCGCTCCACGTGGCGGCGACCCTTTTGGGGTCGCCGTCAGGCTTCCTCCGCCAGGCTTGCATCAAATCCCACCCCAATTCCTCACACCCGCTCCAGTGCCGCGCGCTCGAGCTCTGCTTCAGCGTGGCGCTGGAGCGACTTCCCACGGCCCAGAACGTGAGTTCCGGCATGGACCCACCCCTCTCCAACGCGCTCTGGgcggcgctgaagcgcgcgcaGGCGCACCAGCGCAGGGGCTGCCCcgagcagcagcagcagccacTTTTGGCAGTCAAGGTGGAGCTGGAGCAGCTGATTATATCGATTCTCGACGACCCCAGCGTGAGCCGAGTCATGCGCGAGGCCAGCTTCTCGAGCCCGGCTGTGAAGGCCACAATTGAGCAGACTCTGAATTCGTCGGCTTCGGTTGGGAATCCGTCTCCCATGGGATTGGGATTCAGAGCAGGAGCAACACCGGTCCCGCCGGCGGCCAACAGGAATCTATACTTGAATCCCCGGTTGCAGCAGCAGGGCAGTGCAGCCCAATTGGGGCAGCAGAGGGGTGAGGAGGTGAAGCGAGTCATCGATATTCTGCTGAGGACGAAGAAGAGAAATCCGGTTTTGGTGGGCGAGTTGGAGCCGGAGGCGGTGGTGAGGGAGCTATTGAGGAGGATTGAGAACAAGGAATCGGGTGAAGGGCCACTCGGGAACGCTCAGGTGATTAGTTTTTTGGAGAAGGGGTTTTCGTCGGATAGAGCCCAAATACCGGCCAAGATTAAAGAATTGGGGGACTCGATTGCCAATTCGAGTGGCAGTGGTTTTATTCTTGATTTGGGTGATTTGAAATGGCTGGTTGAACAGCCGGTGAGTTTCGGGGTGGCGGGTTCAGGTGTGGCGCAGCAGCAGCAGGTTGTCTCCGAGGTGGGACGTGCAGCGGTGGCGGAGATGGGGAAGCTGCTGGCGAGGTTTGGAGAGGGGAGTGGGGGGCAGCTTTGGCTGATTGGGACTGCTACTTGTGAGACTTATTTGAGGTGCCAGGTCTATCATCCTTCTATGGAAAATGACTGGGATCTTCAGGCAGTACCAATTGCAGCGAGAGCACCTTCGGGAATGTTGCAGAGGTATTTTCGGTGTTATTCTTTTTATTGGCTCAATATAATGATTAAATTGGAATTGCTATACTGGCATTTCATCGTGGACCTAAGATTTCTGTTTTTTAAGACGTTGATCTATATTATTCTTTGTGCGCTACTTATGTTGTGAATTGTGCAATTGTGTGGCATGGATGCCCTGCTTCAGATTGCAGAAAAAcagagtttttttcttttttatgcatAGCATCCTCTCCATGTAGAGTCGTGTTAAAAGTTGCTTTTATAGAATCCATTGTTCCTTGAAAAGTTGATCATGATCCAAGAGTTAGATTCTGTGTTAGCTCACAAACAAGCTTGTTTTGGAGATTTAGGTGGCCTTTGTTTCTGCAATTGGCAGCTCCAGTAACTGATGAAATCCCGTAGATTCTAGGTCGGTTCGGTTTATATGGCGCACATGCATAGTTTTCGTTCCAATTGACAGTATTTAGGACTTCTTGTTATCTTACTTTCTTCTCCTTGTTTGATGATGAGGCTAAGAGTGCAACTTTTACTCGTATTGTTAGCTAACTTTCATAATTCTTGACAATTAGGCTTGGCACCAACAGGATCCTTAGCAGCTCTGTTGAGTCTTTGTCCCCATTGAAGGGCTTCCCAGCGGCAGCAACCCCACCAAGACGTCTTTCTGAGAATTTGGATCCTGGCCGAAGAACAAGTTGTTGCTCACAATGCATTCAGAAATATGAACAAGAGCTAGCAACACTTTTGCCCAAGGAGTTGGAGAAATCATATTCTGAAGTTAAATCAGAAGCAGCCAGACCGTCACTGCCACAGTGGTTGCAAAACGCTAAAGCACATGACAGTGATGCGAAAGCAACGGATCAGACAAAGGTAACTTCAGCTCGAATTGATTCACCACTCAAAATAAGTCTAATCTTCCTCTCTCGTTTTTTTCCTCTCCCCTCTCCCCTCTCCCCTTTtcggtttttttctttttgggtgaCAAAACACCTTAATTGTATCTGAATAAATCAAATTGTCATTTGTATCCTTTACAGACTAAGGACCAAGAACTGGTCTGGAAGCAGAGGAGCCAAGAGTTactgaagaaatggaatgatgCATGCTTGCGTCTTCATCCTAATTTTCATCAGCCCAATCTTAACTCTGAGAGAATTACTCCTGTACCTCTCTCAATGACAGGCTTGTACAATCCAAACCTTATTGGTCGCCAATCTATCCAACCCAAATTACAGTTGAACAGGAATTTCGGGGAAACTCTGCAGTCAAACACTAATCAAGTGCCCTCTCAACCAACTGAGAAGGCAGTTTCCTTGCCTGGAAGCCCTGTGAGAACAGAACTAGTTCTTGGACGAACAAAAGACTCTGAGACCAGCCCAGATCAAACCCATAAAGAGCTCATCAAAGACTTTTTGGGACGCATGTCAACTGAACCACAGAACAATTTGCATGAAATACAGAGCAATAAACTGTTTAGCACATTAGACGCCGACTCCTACAAGAAGCTCCTCAAGGGTCTAATGGAGAAGGTGTGGTGGCAGCAGGATGCAGCATCAGCAGTAGCTACAACCGTGACCCACTGCAGAGTGGGCAATGGGAAACGACGTGGTGCTGCATCAAAAGGTGACATGTGGCTATTATTTGCGGGTCGCGACAGGGCTGGCAAGAAGAAAATGGCATCAGCTCTTTCAGAGCTGGTATCTGGGTCCAATCCTATAATAATTTGTCTTGGCTCTCAACGCGATGATGGTGAATCAGGCACGAGTTTCCGTGGTAAAACAGCATTGGATCGAATTGCGGAGGCAGTTAAGAGGAATCCCTTTTCGGTAATCATGCTTGAGGACATTGATGAAGCAGATGTGCTAGTACGAGGGAGCATCAAACGGGCAATGGAGAGAGGGCGAATTGCTGACTCTCATGGACGTGAAATCAGTCTCGGAAGTGTCATCTTTGTTCTTACTGCAAATTGGTTGCCAGATAACCTCAAATACTTATCCAATGGCGTTTCGCTTGATGAAGAGAAGCTTGCCAGTTTAGCAAAAGGCGGCTGGCAACTAAGGCTATCCCTTTGTGAGAGGACGGCAAAACGGCGAGCCAATTGGCTACATGATAAAGAGAGGCCAACAAAGCCTAGTAGGAAGGACCCAAGTTCAGGTTTAGCATTTGATCTAAATGAAGCTGCTAATGTTGAGGATGATAGGACAGATGGCTCACATAATTCAAGTGATCTCACAATTGATCACGAATACGAGCACGGCCCCAATAACAATCTGTGGTCACCCACAACTTCATCGGTCCCTCGTGAGCTGCTCGATGCCGTTGACGAAGCCATTGTGTTCAAGCCTGTGAGCTTTGGCCCCATTCGCAGCAACATCACAACCTCCATTTCCAAAAAGTTTTCCACCATCATTGGTGACGGAATTTCTATTGAAATACAAGAAGAGGCGCtcgaaaaaatttcaagtgGGGTGTGGCTCGGCCGAACGAGCTTAGAAGAATGGTTAGAGAAAGTATTAGGTCCGAGCTTCCACCAGCTCAAGGCATGTCTTCCAAGCACCATCCGTGACGATTCTATGGTTGTTAGGCTCGAACACAACAGTAATTCCGATAAACGGAGCAGTGGAGATTGGCTCCCCAGTAGTGTCGAGGTGTTGGCTGATGGGTTGTGAGGGTGGTGTGGATACAGACATACAGTGGGTATTTTTTCCAATTATGTTGAATAGAGATGTAAATATGCTGAAATATTTGGCGGGGAGTTAGACGGTTGAAAGGATTAAGAAAAAACCGTTAAGAGGAGGGTAACGTTGATAGATTGACGGAACCTTTTGACAGCCGGTCTATGATGTCCCCatccttttctttatttttttctttttcttttttctcatatataaaatatgatgTAGTTTTACATTCATTATCAATTATATAGACGATGATGAATAAGATGAGGTGaggcatttctctttttctcggTCTATATATCTTCCTTTTTAACGTTTTTAGATTTTCATAGGAGATTAGGTATAAAAGGGCATTAttgtctttttcattttcttttttcttgggttCTAACTTCTATCACTATATATGAGCGAGATCATGATCCTCtagaaattataaataaatttaaaaaataaataattcagatttgattaatatatatatgacaaaatTTTGCTAGCTTTCATATTGACTCGAATTCTTGAAAGATGGCAAATGAAGGGACGGTCCTAAAATTGTGTTAAACAGACGTGGATGATAATGGCGGTGGGTTACGTGTCAAAGACCAAGGGGCGCAACTTTTTCATCATATGCGGCGGAACTGTGTGCTTATGTGGTTTTGGCCTCTCATGTGggtaatctttttttttttttttcttaattcttaGAGAATTCCTTCTCGTAAATGAGCTTAAAATGATTTAcagaaaatgagaaaacaaTGGAAATTATAAAGGAGAGGTATTAAGGGTTCGTTTGgatttacgatttaaaaaagtataatGTTTAAATGTGTGATatgaaaacgtgattttttaaaaatgtagttaagcgtttggtaaaatcgcactTTAACTTTTATAATTGTGCGTTATAAAAAATTACCCTCTTAACTGagatttaaaaagataaattttttcctttttaaaacatatattttttttaaaacgtaattccaaacaatttattttttacgattaaatttaaattcacactttttatatacaaaatttcATTCTCAAACCATACTTAAAGAAGTggttaattaaaacaaaacaaaactaagagGGTTCAAAATATCATGTGAAAGTACAGAAAGTGGTCGCGTAGGGGCTGATTAGCCTGATTTGATAGAAGTTGCTCCCCCCTTGGCCTCACTGTGTAACCCTACATAATGATGGGAATGAAGCAGATGCAGaagaatttgaaaagaaaacaaaaatccttataattattaattccCATCGACTATCCAATTGAACTTCCTTCACAACCACGT
Coding sequences within:
- the LOC133870316 gene encoding protein SUPPRESSOR OF MAX2 1, whose protein sequence is MRAGLSTIQQTLTPEAANVLNHSIAEAGRRNHGQTTPLHVAATLLGSPSGFLRQACIKSHPNSSHPLQCRALELCFSVALERLPTAQNVSSGMDPPLSNALWAALKRAQAHQRRGCPEQQQQPLLAVKVELEQLIISILDDPSVSRVMREASFSSPAVKATIEQTLNSSASVGNPSPMGLGFRAGATPVPPAANRNLYLNPRLQQQGSAAQLGQQRGEEVKRVIDILLRTKKRNPVLVGELEPEAVVRELLRRIENKESGEGPLGNAQVISFLEKGFSSDRAQIPAKIKELGDSIANSSGSGFILDLGDLKWLVEQPVSFGVAGSGVAQQQQVVSEVGRAAVAEMGKLLARFGEGSGGQLWLIGTATCETYLRCQVYHPSMENDWDLQAVPIAARAPSGMLQRLGTNRILSSSVESLSPLKGFPAAATPPRRLSENLDPGRRTSCCSQCIQKYEQELATLLPKELEKSYSEVKSEAARPSLPQWLQNAKAHDSDAKATDQTKTKDQELVWKQRSQELLKKWNDACLRLHPNFHQPNLNSERITPVPLSMTGLYNPNLIGRQSIQPKLQLNRNFGETLQSNTNQVPSQPTEKAVSLPGSPVRTELVLGRTKDSETSPDQTHKELIKDFLGRMSTEPQNNLHEIQSNKLFSTLDADSYKKLLKGLMEKVWWQQDAASAVATTVTHCRVGNGKRRGAASKGDMWLLFAGRDRAGKKKMASALSELVSGSNPIIICLGSQRDDGESGTSFRGKTALDRIAEAVKRNPFSVIMLEDIDEADVLVRGSIKRAMERGRIADSHGREISLGSVIFVLTANWLPDNLKYLSNGVSLDEEKLASLAKGGWQLRLSLCERTAKRRANWLHDKERPTKPSRKDPSSGLAFDLNEAANVEDDRTDGSHNSSDLTIDHEYEHGPNNNLWSPTTSSVPRELLDAVDEAIVFKPVSFGPIRSNITTSISKKFSTIIGDGISIEIQEEALEKISSGVWLGRTSLEEWLEKVLGPSFHQLKACLPSTIRDDSMVVRLEHNSNSDKRSSGDWLPSSVEVLADGL